Proteins encoded together in one Candidatus Neomarinimicrobiota bacterium window:
- a CDS encoding ATP-binding protein: MRKRNATNSINLERIGKIVNMTQEELEQSLNELRGLPDETEWVEFKVNNYNPRIIGEYISALSNSACLHDRANGFLIYGIQDKTHSVVGTSFKPKQTKIKNEELAPKTITSKN; encoded by the coding sequence GTGAGAAAACGTAACGCAACAAATAGCATAAATCTTGAAAGGATTGGTAAGATCGTAAACATGACCCAAGAAGAATTAGAACAATCACTAAACGAGTTGCGCGGATTACCTGATGAGACCGAGTGGGTTGAGTTTAAAGTCAACAACTACAACCCCAGGATAATCGGAGAATATATTTCGGCATTGTCAAATTCTGCCTGCTTACACGATAGAGCAAACGGGTTTTTGATTTATGGTATTCAAGATAAGACCCACTCTGTTGTCGGCACGAGTTTCAAACCCAAACAGACCAAGATCAAGAATGAAGAATTGGCTCCTAAGACAATTACGTCCAAGAATTGA